A stretch of Dasypus novemcinctus isolate mDasNov1 chromosome 14, mDasNov1.1.hap2, whole genome shotgun sequence DNA encodes these proteins:
- the LOC101423176 gene encoding zinc finger protein 709-like isoform X1 — MQSQELVTFKDVAVDFTQEEWDLLDTSQRKLFGEVMLENINNLDSVGSKSTFKTWEMREMIFNQLICGKDTMKIMSLRSHTQKNSFKCYYLPEDSSQISAVTQHALIDMTKKSYLRKPLATVLNEHSSFNQHKRTHPRSKSYECHQSAKTSTQCSNLRQYSGTLIGKKPHECHLCGKAFSQYSKLRRHELSHTGEKPYECHLCGKAFSQSSSLKQHERIHTGEKPYECNLCGKAFGRYSYLKEHERTHTGEKPHECHVCGKAFTSSSSLRKHETIHTGEKPHECHLCGKAFSISSSLKKHERTHTGEKPHECHQCGKSFGQYSDLRRHESSHTGEKPHECLLCGKAFKQYSYLKEHERNHTGEKPYECHLCGKAFIKSFSLKKHGRTHTGEKTHECHICGKAFCQSFSLKEHERIHTGEKPYECHLCEKTFSRYSCFKQHQRIHTGEKPYECRFCGKAFTTSSSLKQHERGHTGEKPHECLQCGKAFGQYSGLRRHEISHTGEKRHECHLCAKAYRQYSHLKEHERIHTGEKPHECHLCWKAFTTSSSLKHHERTHTGEKPHECHVCGKAYSQSFSLKEHERTHTDEKPYECHLCGKGFSRNSYLKQHKSTHTEEKPHE, encoded by the exons ATGCAATCACAG GAGTTAGtgaccttcaaggatgtggctgtAGACTTCACCCAAGAAGAGTGGGACCTGTTAGACACATCCCAGAGAAAGCTGTTTGGAGAAGTGATGCTAGAGAACATCAACAACCTAGACTCAGTGG GTAGTAAAAGCACctttaaaacatgggaaatgaGAGAAATGATTTTCAACCAACTTATCTGTGGGAAAGACACTATGAAAATCATGTCATTG AGATCTCACACCCAAAAGAACTCCTTTAAATGTTACTATTTGCCAGAAGATTCCTCTCAAATATCTGCAGTGACACAACATGCATTAATTGACATGACAAAGAAATCCTATTTAAGAAAACCTCTTGCAACTGTCCTCAATGAACATTCATCTTTTAATCAACATAAGCGTACTCAtcctagaagtaaatcatatgaatgtcACCAAAGTGCTAAAACCTCTACGCAATGCTCTAACCTCAGACAATACAGTGGGACTCTTATTGGAAAGAAACCTCATGAATGCCAtctatgtggaaaagccttcagtcAGTACTCTAAACTTAGACGCCATGAGCTttctcacactggagagaaaccctatgaatgtcatctttgtgggaaagccttcagtcaatcATCTTCCCTAAAACAGcatgagagaattcacactggggagaaaccctatgaatgtaatttatgtgggaaagcctttggtCGATATTCTTATCTTAaagaacatgagagaactcacactggagagaaaccacatgaatgtcatgtatgtgggaaagccttcacttcATCGTCTTCCCTTAGAAAACATGAGacaattcacactggagagaaaccccatgaatgccatctttgtggaaaagccttcagtatatcctcttcccttaaaaaacatgagagaactcacactggagagaaaccccatgagtgTCATCAATGTGGAAAATCCTTTGGTCAATATTCTGATCTTAGACGACATGAGAGttctcacactggagagaaaccccatgaatgtctcCTATGTGGTAAAGCCTTCAAGCAATACTCATATCTTAAAGAACATGAGAGAaatcacactggagagaaaccatatgaatgccacctctgtgggaaagccttcattaaatcattttcccttaaaaaacatgggagaactcacactggagagaaaaccCATGAATGCCatatatgtgggaaagccttctgtCAATCCTTCTCTCTTAAAGaacatgagagaattcacactggagagaaaccctatgagtgTCATTTATGTGAGAAAACTTTCAGTCGATATTCTTGCTTTAAacaacatcagagaattcatactggagagaaaccctatgaatgccgtttttgtgggaaagccttcactacatcctcttcacttaaacaacatgagagggGTCACAcgggagagaaaccccatgaatgtcttcaatgtgggaaagccttcggTCAATATTCTGGTCTTAGACGACATGAAATttctcacactggagaaaaacgcCATGAATGTCACCTATGTGCAAAAGCCTACAGGCAGTATTCCCATCTTAAAGaacatgagagaattcacactggagagaaaccacatgAATGCCATCTTTGTTGGAAAGCCTTCACTACATCTTCTTCCCTTAAAcatcatgagagaactcacactggagagaaaccacatgAATGTCATGTATGTGGGAAAGCCTACAGTCAATCTTTTTCTCTTAaagaacatgagagaactcacactgatgagaaaccctatgaatgtcatttaTGTGGGAAAGGTTTTAGTAGAAATTCTTATCTTAAACAACATAAGAGTACTCACACTgaagagaaaccccatgaataa
- the LOC101423176 gene encoding zinc finger protein 709-like isoform X2 has product MREMIFNQLICGKDTMKIMSLRSHTQKNSFKCYYLPEDSSQISAVTQHALIDMTKKSYLRKPLATVLNEHSSFNQHKRTHPRSKSYECHQSAKTSTQCSNLRQYSGTLIGKKPHECHLCGKAFSQYSKLRRHELSHTGEKPYECHLCGKAFSQSSSLKQHERIHTGEKPYECNLCGKAFGRYSYLKEHERTHTGEKPHECHVCGKAFTSSSSLRKHETIHTGEKPHECHLCGKAFSISSSLKKHERTHTGEKPHECHQCGKSFGQYSDLRRHESSHTGEKPHECLLCGKAFKQYSYLKEHERNHTGEKPYECHLCGKAFIKSFSLKKHGRTHTGEKTHECHICGKAFCQSFSLKEHERIHTGEKPYECHLCEKTFSRYSCFKQHQRIHTGEKPYECRFCGKAFTTSSSLKQHERGHTGEKPHECLQCGKAFGQYSGLRRHEISHTGEKRHECHLCAKAYRQYSHLKEHERIHTGEKPHECHLCWKAFTTSSSLKHHERTHTGEKPHECHVCGKAYSQSFSLKEHERTHTDEKPYECHLCGKGFSRNSYLKQHKSTHTEEKPHE; this is encoded by the exons atgaGAGAAATGATTTTCAACCAACTTATCTGTGGGAAAGACACTATGAAAATCATGTCATTG AGATCTCACACCCAAAAGAACTCCTTTAAATGTTACTATTTGCCAGAAGATTCCTCTCAAATATCTGCAGTGACACAACATGCATTAATTGACATGACAAAGAAATCCTATTTAAGAAAACCTCTTGCAACTGTCCTCAATGAACATTCATCTTTTAATCAACATAAGCGTACTCAtcctagaagtaaatcatatgaatgtcACCAAAGTGCTAAAACCTCTACGCAATGCTCTAACCTCAGACAATACAGTGGGACTCTTATTGGAAAGAAACCTCATGAATGCCAtctatgtggaaaagccttcagtcAGTACTCTAAACTTAGACGCCATGAGCTttctcacactggagagaaaccctatgaatgtcatctttgtgggaaagccttcagtcaatcATCTTCCCTAAAACAGcatgagagaattcacactggggagaaaccctatgaatgtaatttatgtgggaaagcctttggtCGATATTCTTATCTTAaagaacatgagagaactcacactggagagaaaccacatgaatgtcatgtatgtgggaaagccttcacttcATCGTCTTCCCTTAGAAAACATGAGacaattcacactggagagaaaccccatgaatgccatctttgtggaaaagccttcagtatatcctcttcccttaaaaaacatgagagaactcacactggagagaaaccccatgagtgTCATCAATGTGGAAAATCCTTTGGTCAATATTCTGATCTTAGACGACATGAGAGttctcacactggagagaaaccccatgaatgtctcCTATGTGGTAAAGCCTTCAAGCAATACTCATATCTTAAAGAACATGAGAGAaatcacactggagagaaaccatatgaatgccacctctgtgggaaagccttcattaaatcattttcccttaaaaaacatgggagaactcacactggagagaaaaccCATGAATGCCatatatgtgggaaagccttctgtCAATCCTTCTCTCTTAAAGaacatgagagaattcacactggagagaaaccctatgagtgTCATTTATGTGAGAAAACTTTCAGTCGATATTCTTGCTTTAAacaacatcagagaattcatactggagagaaaccctatgaatgccgtttttgtgggaaagccttcactacatcctcttcacttaaacaacatgagagggGTCACAcgggagagaaaccccatgaatgtcttcaatgtgggaaagccttcggTCAATATTCTGGTCTTAGACGACATGAAATttctcacactggagaaaaacgcCATGAATGTCACCTATGTGCAAAAGCCTACAGGCAGTATTCCCATCTTAAAGaacatgagagaattcacactggagagaaaccacatgAATGCCATCTTTGTTGGAAAGCCTTCACTACATCTTCTTCCCTTAAAcatcatgagagaactcacactggagagaaaccacatgAATGTCATGTATGTGGGAAAGCCTACAGTCAATCTTTTTCTCTTAaagaacatgagagaactcacactgatgagaaaccctatgaatgtcatttaTGTGGGAAAGGTTTTAGTAGAAATTCTTATCTTAAACAACATAAGAGTACTCACACTgaagagaaaccccatgaataa